From the Chloroflexota bacterium genome, the window AACCGGCCGCAGGCGCGCAACGCCATGACGTTCCCGATGTACGACGACCTCCAGCGGCGATGCGAGGAGGCCGACGAGGACGACGGCGTGCGGGTGCTCGTCCTCCGGGGCGCGGGAGGCAGGGCCTTTGTGGCCGGCACCGACATCCGCCAGTTCCGGGAGTTCCGGACCCCGAGCGACGGGGTCGCCTACGAGGAGAGGATCGATCGCATCGTCGGCCGCGTCGAGCTCGTCGGCAAGCCCACGATCGCGCTCGTCGAGGGCTACGCGGTGGGAGCCGGGCTTGCCATCGCCGCCGCCTGCGACCTGCGCGTCTGCACCCCCGACGCCCAGTTCGGCATGCCCATCGCTCGCACGCTGGGCAACTGCCTGTCGATGGAGAACTACGCCCGGCTCGTGTCGCTCATCGGCCCCGCCCGGACCAAGGAGCTCATCTTCACCGCGAGGATGGCCTCCGCCCAGGAGGCGCTGGACGCCGGGCTGGCCACGGAGATGGTGCCGGCGGCCGAGATCGAGGATCGCGTTGCCGAGCTCTCCGAGCTCCTCGC encodes:
- a CDS encoding enoyl-CoA hydratase/isomerase family protein gives rise to the protein MTDADLLYERRGPTAVITFNRPQARNAMTFPMYDDLQRRCEEADEDDGVRVLVLRGAGGRAFVAGTDIRQFREFRTPSDGVAYEERIDRIVGRVELVGKPTIALVEGYAVGAGLAIAAACDLRVCTPDAQFGMPIARTLGNCLSMENYARLVSLIGPARTKELIFTARMASAQEALDAGLATEMVPAAEIEDRVAELSELLARHAPITLRATKEAIRRIREAGLPSGEDLILEAYGS